In a genomic window of Occallatibacter riparius:
- a CDS encoding CehA/McbA family metallohydrolase: MFASVLSAQQNHPDLVLQGTVTGAQNHTYIEVPFKVPAGVHRISVDFSYTGRDQKTTLDLGIADPQRFRGNSGGNKSHFTIAESDATPSYLPGPIPAGEWKLLLSVPNIRPNVSASYRAEIRFNSAIEDSGFTTAALVTGKRWYRGDLHMHTAHSDGSCPSQSGHRVPCPVFFTAQSAAQRGLDFIAITDHNASSQYEAMRELQPYFDKLLLIPGREMTTFWGHFNIFGTTQYIDYRVQPGHDVNAVLRDARAHGAIASVNHADAPGGEICMGCAWEPQTPVDLSLLTSVEVINGGRTLLSSADMWNRYISQGARLIAISGSDNHDGPSAAPDATVIGLPMTVVEADELSVSAILDGIRKGRVFVDLTGSRDRIIDLDAQLASADPGSAPAKMGDEIHAPAGAVINFDVHVANCQRSSVQLFLDGRETPMLAPLKTELGTETLPFSWKSDGARHWLRAEVRDSNNSLVLISNPIYISPAVQ, encoded by the coding sequence TTGTTCGCAAGTGTTCTCTCCGCTCAGCAGAATCATCCCGACCTCGTGCTGCAGGGTACCGTGACCGGCGCGCAGAACCATACCTATATTGAAGTTCCCTTCAAGGTTCCTGCGGGCGTTCATCGTATCTCGGTCGACTTCTCCTACACTGGCCGCGACCAGAAGACCACACTTGACCTCGGCATCGCCGATCCGCAGCGCTTCCGCGGCAACAGCGGAGGCAACAAGTCTCACTTCACCATCGCCGAGAGTGACGCGACCCCATCGTATCTGCCTGGGCCCATTCCAGCCGGCGAGTGGAAGCTGCTTCTGTCCGTGCCGAACATCCGTCCTAACGTCTCCGCTTCCTACCGCGCTGAGATCCGCTTTAACTCTGCTATCGAAGATTCAGGCTTTACCACCGCTGCACTCGTCACCGGCAAACGCTGGTATCGCGGCGATCTGCACATGCACACCGCGCATAGCGATGGCAGTTGCCCTTCGCAGTCGGGCCACCGTGTGCCCTGCCCTGTTTTCTTTACGGCGCAATCCGCCGCCCAGCGCGGCCTCGACTTCATCGCCATCACCGACCACAACGCCTCATCGCAGTATGAAGCCATGCGTGAACTGCAGCCGTACTTCGACAAGCTGCTGCTCATCCCGGGCCGCGAAATGACCACCTTCTGGGGCCATTTCAACATTTTCGGAACCACCCAATACATCGACTACCGCGTGCAGCCCGGCCACGATGTCAACGCGGTGCTACGCGATGCGCGCGCCCACGGCGCGATCGCCTCCGTCAATCACGCCGATGCACCCGGAGGCGAGATCTGCATGGGGTGCGCGTGGGAGCCGCAAACGCCGGTCGACCTGAGCCTGCTCACCAGTGTTGAAGTCATCAATGGCGGCCGGACTCTGCTCTCGAGCGCCGACATGTGGAACCGCTATATCTCTCAAGGCGCACGGCTCATCGCAATCTCGGGCAGCGACAACCACGATGGCCCTTCTGCGGCACCCGACGCAACAGTTATCGGCTTGCCGATGACTGTCGTCGAAGCTGACGAGCTTTCCGTTTCTGCCATCCTTGACGGGATTCGTAAAGGCCGTGTCTTCGTCGATCTCACCGGCTCGCGCGATCGCATCATCGATCTTGACGCCCAACTCGCCTCTGCCGATCCCGGCTCAGCTCCTGCAAAAATGGGCGATGAAATCCACGCGCCGGCCGGGGCCGTCATCAACTTCGATGTGCACGTCGCCAACTGCCAACGCTCATCTGTTCAACTCTTTCTTGATGGGCGCGAGACGCCAATGCTTGCACCGCTGAAAACCGAGTTGGGCACCGAGACACTGCCCTTCTCGTGGAAGTCTGACGGCGCACGCCATTGGCTTCGCGCCGAGGTGCGCGATTCAAACAACAGTCTTGTGCTGATCTCCAACCCCATCTATATTTCTCCAGCCGTTCAATGA